A window from Glandiceps talaboti chromosome 15, keGlaTala1.1, whole genome shotgun sequence encodes these proteins:
- the LOC144446719 gene encoding RWD domain-containing protein 2B-like, with protein sequence MVDKGLLELQLSEVEMLSSMFPGQHEFQMDDPGSVHEIREYIDGSSTCLPRRVSFTLCIQIELHHLTTDINVLCSLPHDYPNSLPEVFIRCQKCSREEQKQINSDVIKYLTSLERGELCINATIEWIQDNFKNYISHHPALLDERKTYTSRDDMSSIFSRLWIHSHHIYNIVKRKNIVEWANELGLSGFSLPGKPGIICVEGDSKMVSEFWSRIKRLNWKKITMKQRDDVAIETHSHIDKHRHFEKFEEKNFDVQSFGHGRDYHMNWGLVYTFLASHQCGEMFKTLLGIEGKTCKDQ encoded by the exons ATGGTTGATAAAGGACTTTTAGAGTTACAGCTTTCCGAAGTTGAGATGTTATCAAGTATGTTCCCTGGACAACATGAATTCCAAATGGATGACCCTGGTTCTGTACACGAAATAAGGGAATATATTGATGGAAGTTCTACATGTCTACCCCGTCGTGTGTCTTTTACTTTGTGTATTCAAATTGAACTGCATCACTTG ACTACAGATATTAATGTTCTGTGTAGCTTGCCACATGACTATCCAAACAGTCTACCAGAAGTCTTCATCAGATGCCAAAAATGCAGTAGAGAAGAACAGAAACAAATCAACTCTGATGTCATCAAGTATCTAACTAGTTTAGAAAGAGGAGAACTGTGTATCAATGCAACCATTGAATGGATACAGGACAATTTCAAGAATTACATTAGTCATCATCCTGCACTTTTAGACGAAAGAAAGACATATACATCAAGAGATGACATGTCGTCCATTTTCTCAAGACTCTGGATTCACAGTCATCATATATACAACATTGTTAAAAggaaaaatattgttgaatggGCAAATGAATTGGGTCTGAGTGGCTTCAGTCTCCCAGGGAAACCAGGTATTATCTGTGTAGAAGGAGACAGTAAAATGGTGTCTGAATTCTGGAGCAGAATAAAACGTCTGAACTGGAAGAAGATCACAATGAAACAAAGAGATGATGTTGCTATAGAAACACACAGTCACATAGATAAGCATAgacattttgaaaagtttgaagAGAAAAATTTTGATGTGCAGTCATTTGGTCATGGCCGAGATTATCACATGAACTGGGGATTAGTTTATACTTTCTTAGCATCTCATCAGTGCGGAGAAATGTTCAAAACACTTCTAGGAATTGAAGGCAAAACTTGCAAAGATCAGTAA